A window of the Trichoderma asperellum chromosome 4, complete sequence genome harbors these coding sequences:
- the FPR4 gene encoding peptidylprolyl isomerase fpr4, with the protein MAAVPGPVYGLEVPPGEVLIPANLEFPASFRITMAALDPTEEADVDDSKNAPSIPRSTLRLVKRAFSSYNEDEDDELSDQYMNALLGGSDDEDDESNGGPSDLSKAKKQKQAAAIKKLLEAANGVGSDDEEMEDAEAKPKKGKKAAPSAKGKGKAVVEEEEDSEDEEDSEDDDSEAGDLENFVVCTLDTERNYQQPLDITVNQGEKIFFVVSGTHTVYLTGNYIMDDNEEDEDEDEDDYDLSPDELDYGLGEDDSEEESDDLDDLEDPRVTEIESDEEVPKLVPTDSKKGKNKRSAEEAEGLDELISKASESKLSKKQQKKLKNNKGEAVAAEEKEEAKKDAKKVQFAKNLEQGPTGSTKPAGKSSLGVKNVQGVTVDDRTIGKGRTVKNGDTVGVRYIGKLQNGQQFDANKKGKPFSFKIGRGQVIKGWDVGIVGMAIGGERRLTIPAHLAYGSKSLPGIPANSQLTFDVKLLEIK; encoded by the exons ATGGCTGCTGTTCCCGGTCCCGTTTATGGCCTCGAGGTCCCGCCTGGAGAGGTGTTGATCCCGGCCAACTTGGAATTCCCTGCCTCT TTCCGCATCACTATGGCCGCTTTGGATCCTACTGAGGAGGCCGATGTTGATGATTCCAAGAACGCCCCCTCCATCCCTCGATCAACTCTGCGTCTGGTCAAGCGCGCCTTCTCCAGCTacaacgaggacgaggatgacgagctcAGCGATCAATACATGAACGCTCTCCTCGGAGGCtctgacgacgaggatgacgagtcCAACGGTGGCCCTAGCGACCTCTCCAAGGctaagaagcagaagcaggctGCTGCAATCAAGAAGCTTCTGGAGGCCGCCAACGGCGTTGGctctgatgatgaggagatggaggatgctgaggccaagcccaagaagggcaagaaggccGCCCCCAGcgccaagggcaagggcaaggctgttgtggaagaggaggaagactccgaggatgaagaagactccgaggacgacgacagcGAGGCAGGCGATCTTGAGAATTTCGTCGTTTGCACTCTCGACACCGAGCGG AACTACCAGCAACCTCTCGATATTACCGTCAACCAAGGCGAGAAGATTTTCTTCGTTGTCTCAGGCACACACACTGTTTACCTGACCGGTAACTACATTATGGACGAtaatgaggaggatgaggatgaggatgaggatgactaCGACCTTTCTCCCGATGAGCTGGACTATGGCCTAGGTGAGGATGACAGCGAAGAGGAGAGCGACGACCTCGATGATCTTGAGGATCCTCGCGTTACTGAGATCGAGTCCGATGAAGAAGTCCCCAAGCTGGTTCCTACCGACagcaagaagggcaagaacAAGCGTTCTGCCGAGGAAGCCGAGGGCCTTGACGAGCTGATCTCCAAGGCTTCCGAGTCTAAGCTTTCCAAGAAGCaacagaagaagctcaagaacaacaagggcgaggctgttgccgccgaggagaaggaggaggccaagaaggatgCCAAGAAGGTCCAGTTCGCCAAGAACCTCGAGCAGGGCCCCACTGGATCAACCAAGCCGGCCGGCAAGTCTTCTCTCGGTGTCAAGAACGTCCAGGGCGTTACCGTTGATGACCGCACAATCGGCAAGGGCCGCACCGTCAAGAACGGCGACACCGTTGGTGTCCGCTACATTGGAAAGCTCCAGAACGGTCAGCAGTTTGATG CCAACAAGAAGGGCAAGCCCTTCTCTTTCAAGATCGGTCGAGGCCAGGTCATTAAGGGCTGGGACGTTGGTATTGTCGGCATGGCCATCGGCGGTGAGCGACGACTGACAATCCCTGCTCACCTGGCTTACGGCTCAAAGAGCCTGCCTGGCATTCCTGCCAACAGCCAGCTGACTTTCGACGTCAAGCTTCTTGAAATCAAATAA
- a CDS encoding uncharacterized protein (EggNog:ENOG41), producing the protein MRTLGTPNIPKTVKIAIVSFKDSSSSSPPQAWLDNLKTFASTPGLIALHFGQKIEHPEKYNWVARWTGQSAIDDFHNSPGFKAWADVYAAPFTTSVIKTTQETTCDPSIPLHSPCTEFFINYGVGDEFHKERLDPFVQTLVDAKLPGMIGGATGEYKTVTNVNEQVPEQKEVILLLGWVNRKAHTALQGEGGTIVTNIPRILPYSKGRSMYHINFKKLSSLTIHIVAHD; encoded by the exons ATGCGTACGCTTGGGACG CCCAACATACCCAAAACCGTCAAAATCGCCATCGTCAGCTTCAAagactcctcctcctcctccccccctcAGGCCTGGCTCGACAACCTCAAGACCTTCGCCTCAACCCCCGGCCTCATCGCCCTCCACTTCGGCCAGAAGATCGAGCACCCTGAAAAGTACAACTGGGTCGCCCGCTGGACCGGCCAGTCCGCCATCGACGACTTCCACAACAGCCCCGGCTTCAAGGCCTGGGCCGACGTCTACGCCGCGCCGTTCACCACCAGCGTCATCAAGACCACGCAGGAAACCACGTGCGACCCGAGCATCCCCCTGCACTCCCCCTGCACGGAGTTCTTCATCAACTATGGCGTCGGCGACGAGTTCCACAAGGAGCGCCTAGATCCGTTCGTCCAGACGCTCGTGGACGCGAAGCTGCCGGGTATGATTGGTGGCGCCACCGGCGAGTACAAGACCGTCACCAACGTCAACGAGCAAGTGCCGGAGCAGAAGGAGGTgattctgctgctgggctgggtTAACAGGAAGGCTCATACTGCCCTGCAAGGAGAAGGCGGCA CCATTGTCACCAATATTCCTCGTATTCTCCCCTACAGCAAGGGTCGTAGCATG TATCATATCAACTTCAAGAAGCT ATCGTCTTTAACCATCCACATCGTCGCTCATGATTAA
- a CDS encoding uncharacterized protein (EggNog:ENOG41~TransMembrane:4 (i7-27o60-81i515-533o553-571i)) yields MGHFTWCSRCAGGLSMLALIGLSYWVISRESMVENYGFIVYRGASTKDGSYSSKTTAAGAGIWTFIFAYYCLLIHFLVALFPLRACWSIWAITKLLKQSAQSRALQDYKTSGLRRQSSSSSITSSETLSSSDSDNVFSTASEFTDSESELFAEGNDSARSSPVIHAIVIPNYKEEMETLRETLDVLASHPQAYSCYDVYLGMELREAGVESKALSLVQHYVKKFRSIDYTLHPADIPGEAAGKGSNLAWAARKLSSNYTMSIRKNVIVTGIDADSHLSSRYFAQISNMHMDTIYKETASTTLYAAPIIFDRNAHSVSAIVRVADILWCAAGMSGLYSSSVIAPPTSVYSLPLELVDRVGGWDCDSEAIGEDLHMFIKCFFAVNGHLTCRTVLSPVSQTNVSGGGNGGFRGALMDMKARYKQAIRHMWGALDSGFALRKAFEMWKDRKHTCRAFRPLHKTGRGDSLDGYFPEAQLEAGSELPTENDAFSDITRDTLKEPHWEHIFYLAHRLFEAHFLPLHMMILVVASTLYTWVTEGGEDPNNLSWIFSTCKVLRPMGLVEVAVYMLIYESFHRVCVSARERDMAQAGLADGMCFSHRSLKQNFIDYFLVPAVALLYGTLPCAQAEISHFWTADLEYAVSKKAVRQRAKSVTIEDVV; encoded by the exons ATGGGCCACTTCACCTGGTGCTCCCGCTGCGCAGGCGGCTTAAGCATGTTGGCATTGATTGGCCTCTCATATTGGGTTATATCCCGAGAGTCGATGGTTGAAAACTACGGATTCATCGTATATAGGGGTGCAAGTACCAAAGATGGAAGTTATTCTTCAAAAACCACCGCTGCCGGTGCTGGTATATGGACTTTCATCTTCGCTTACTATTGCCTCTTGATCCATTTTCTGGTTGCCCTGTTCCCTCTACGAGCTTGTTGGTCCATTTGGGCCATTACAAAGTTACTTAAACAATCTGCGCAAAGCAGAGCTCTTCAAGATTACAAAACCTCTGGCCTTCGCCGCCAaagctcttcgtcttcgatcACCAGTTCAGAGACGTTATCTTCTAGCGACAGCGACAATGTTTTTTCAACGGCAAGCGAATTCACTGATTCCGAATCCGAGCTTTTCGCCGAAGGTAATGATAGCGCCCGGAGCAGCCCCGTCATCCATGCCATCGTCATCCCCAACTACaaagaagagatggaaacTCTCAGAGAGACTCTGGACGTCTTAGCTTCTCACCCTCAAGCTTACAGTTGCTACGAT GTCTACCTTGGTATGGAACTAAGAGAAGCTGGGGTGGAATCAAAGGCTTTGAGCCTCGTCCAGCATTATGTGAAAAAGTTCCGATCTATTGATTATACGCTGCATCCGGCAGATATTCCCGGCGAAGCTGCCGGCAAGGGCAGCAACTTGGCCTGGGCGGCCCGCAAGCTCAGCTCCAACTATACAATGTCTATCCGCAAGAATGTCATTGTTACTGGTATTGACG CTGACAGCCACCTCTCGTCGCGATACTTTGCCCAAATCTCCAATATGCATATGGATACGATCTATAAAGAGACAGCTTCCACGACCCTATACGCTGCTCCTATAATTTTCGACAGGAATGCCCACAGCGTCAGTGCTATTGTTCGCGTAGCCGATATTCTCTGGTGCGCCGCCGGAATGTCTGGTCTGTACAGCAGCTCTGTCATCGCCCCTCCTACATCTGTATACTCCCTGCCGTTAGAGCTAGTTGACCGTGTTGGTGGCTGGGACTGTGACTCTGAGGCCATTGGAGAAGATCTGCATATGTTTATCAAATGCTTCTTCGCTGTGAATGGGCACCTTACCTGCCGCACAGTGCTCAGCCCCGTTAGCCAGACCAACGTGTCTGGAGGTGGGAATGGTGGCTTTCGAGGCGCGCTGATGGACATGAAGGCCCGTTATAAGCAGGCAATTCGGCACATGTGGGGTGCGTTGGACAGCGGATTTGCATTGCGCAAAGCTTTTGAGATGTGGAAAGACAGGAAGCACACCTGCAGAGCTTTCCGTCCTTTACACAAGACTGGCCGTGGCGACAGCCTTGATGGGTATTTTCCCGAAGCCCAGCTTGAGGCAGGCTCGGAGCTTCCAACCGAGAATGACGCATTCTCTGATATAACGAGAGACACACTGAAAGAGCCTCACTGGGAACACATTTTCTACTTGGCTCACCGTCTGTTTGAAGCACACTTTCTGCCCCTTCACATGATGATCCTGGTGGTTGCATCTACTCTGTACACATGGGTTACAGAGGGTGGTGAAGACCCCAACAACTTGTCGTGGATCTTTTCGACTTGCAAAGTTCTCCGGCCGATGGGGCTCGTGGAGGTGGCAGTCTATATGCTCATCTACGAGAGCTTCCACCGAGTCTGCGTGAGCGCCCGCGAGAGGGACATGGCCCAAGCCGGGTTGGCCGATGGCATGTGCTTTTCTCATCGCTCTCTGAAGCAGAATTTTATCGATTATTTCCTGGTGCCTGCGGTTGCTCTTTTATATGGCACCTTGCCATGCGCCCAGGCGGAAATTTCGCATTTCTGGACGGCCGACTTGGAATACGCTGTTAGCAAGAAAGCTGTACGACAGCGAGCCAAGTCTGTGACTATAGAAGATGTTGTTTGA
- a CDS encoding uncharacterized protein (EggNog:ENOG41~TransMembrane:4 (i65-85o91-111i118-145o177-196i)), whose product MNNDAAPSSSARISDRLSPPGIGPNNDTNDAEADAHDRPRSRQRSRSSNGRQHKRRSKKKQNPGLAKKLGFLTHLLKTLDLVIFAELSSMYYMECSMLMFLLRAVPQYMYLSPKDESFALLMPATHIHVFVILVPNLICMLLHLFGSLPLGPDYHRGYQHGGMIIDFVGQMPSGYRLYYILFDLVILAIQSLMLSIHNQREGLRVALKTFRPLSNRVLEPIPGRSPEDLDAEERGVSRHESGVTVNETDEIELQQLDRQGNGEGNGEGTDERYDRYEQPVAAAGDNSNDESLRTHLSDIMSSGNAVLNEYHVIHTMKTALMKTGGSTALSLQAIGYRATMARIRTRRRGATLRNQITRPSN is encoded by the exons ATGAACAATGATGCTGCGCCTAGCTCTTCCGCGCGGATTTCCGACCGGCTCTCACCACCTGGCATCGGACCCAACAACGACACCAACGATGCGGAAGCAGATGCCCACGACCGCCCTCGGTCACGGCAGCGCTCGAGGTCTAGTAATGGCCGGCAGCATAAGaggagaagcaagaagaagcagaatccAGGACTAGCCAAGAAGCTTGGATTTCTTACACATCTGCTCAAGACACTCGATCTTGTCATTTTTGCCGAGCTGAGCTCTATGTATTATATGGA ATGTTCTATGCTTATGTTCCTCCTGCGAGCCGTACCgcaatacatgtacctctCCCCTAAAGACGAATCTTTCGCTCTACTTATGCCGGCCACTCATATACACGTCTTTGTGATACTAGTGCCCAATTTGATATgcatgctgctgcatctcttTGGTTCACTTCCTCTAGGACCTGATTATCATCGAGGATATCAACATGGGGGGATGATTATCGATTTCGTCGGGCAAATGCCTTCCGGCTATagactatattatatactgtTTGACTTGGTCATCCTTGCTATCCAGTCTCTGATGCTTTCGATACACAACCAGCGAGAAGGGTTACGAGTTGCGCTCAAGACGTTCCGCCCACTCTCTAATCGAGTTCTGGAACCTATCCCAGGACGTTCCCCCGAAGATCTCGACGCAGAAGAGCGAGGAGTTTCACGACATGAATCGGGTGTGACGGTCAACGAGACGGATGAGattgagctgcagcagcttgataGACAGGGCAATGGCGAAGGGAATGGCGAAGGAACAGATGAACGCTACGATCGCTACGAGCAACctgtagctgcagctggggATAACTCCAACGACGAATCACTGAGAACACACTTATCCGATATTATGAGCTCCGGAAACGCTGTGCTCAACGAATATCATGTAATTCATACAATGAAAACGGCCTTGATGAAGACTGGAGGCTCAACTGCCTTGTCTCTCCAGGCTATTGGCTATCGGGCAACTATGGCGAGGATACGGACTCGTCGTCGAGGTGCTACTCTTCGGAATCAAATAACTCGCCCTAGCAACTAg
- a CDS encoding uncharacterized protein (EggNog:ENOG41), whose protein sequence is MSCRPILRDLRCRNDIVCRSCLAGRAKQPAQAWWAASYSSQASRTVSKARLRPQSRPDADITRQPTQAELAGYLEGLKRLQASEKKQTKEDDFSVRFFEQGDRIRKELSNEHAFEESLSGTETAELRDNLFNLGRGLRNPEERDAFGEVLKEMGGDWGKASSADDVEKLIAKLEDYARSIDDKIKEESTDLPKGVLEKLVGDVPELSLEEGIASDRRRDSIPQVLINPDEITTNRRRKLTKFNSIVTRFVLAEKESGLKPKAVQSLYKAYHSTRLALAQNWSDVPPALWQVLWRAFSSSKDSSNSLSRIAVLARDMSDAKATLDPAQQVLAIEAIFVDGWESKAMENWRRSISTLGAENSDTFQNFWELGTRIYCRVGDLGQAERAINKLLSRNMSPRILLPLIRTCCEQGTEQGKQKAWTAYRQMRQLLGKDMGLSDYDQVVACFLTAHQVENALYAFVDMMSEGRIDLTGQKYMPSSVANKFFLGKWLKRLIGAGDLDGAFSVVEFMRGKGVEASPIQLNGLIGAWQRSGSAENFEKADALGWQMVESRLRFVALRKSHNDGPNSNDASSSESARKGIPRATIETFSLLAENYRMRNLHERLETLWNAFREAQISPDAFMMNQLLESLIQEGQPQEALALYRSLTENSNVVPDPYTFSALWKTLGANRYHMIMDPETQAKEAEAARAMFKETVKHKDVFQPDGIDGQLARKILHTFRRLQDNAGFLVALTVFKETFRFLPPETLVMEMVLGTTKLSLDTPSLRSKLMRAKRVIDGELLSWADSNGASLEGDENRGAALYAFLQKKFWPAKGNEEDKREIFVEVARQMGALELLGLKRGIGRR, encoded by the coding sequence ATGTCATGTCGACCGATACTTCGCGACCTTAGATGTCGAAATGACATCGTCTGCCGCTCATGTTTGGCTGGCCGCGCAAAGCAGCCGGCGCAGGCTTGGTGGGCTGCTTCATACAGCTCTCAGGCCTCTAGAACAGTGAGCAAGGCAAGGCTACGCCCCCAATCACGACCAGATGCAGACATCACTCGTCAACCTACTCAAGCTGAACTGGCTGGCTATTTGGAGGGCCTCAAGAGACTCCAAGCTTCGGAAAAGAAACAGACTAAAGAAGACGACTTTTCTGTCCGATTCTTCGAGCAGGGCGATCGAATCCGGAAAGAATTGTCCAATGAACATGCCTTTGAGGAATCTTTAAGTGGGACTGAGACTGCCGAATTGCGAGACAATCTCTTCAACCTAGGTAGAGGGCTTCGCAATccagaagagagagatgccTTTGGGGAGGTTTTGAAAGAGATGGGGGGAGACTGGGGTAAGGCCAGCTCTGCGGACGACGTTGAGAAACTCATAGCGAAACTGGAAGATTATGCACGATCGATCGACGAtaagataaaagaagaaagtacTGATCTTCCCAAGGGAGTGCTAGAGAAACTCGTTGGGGATGTACCAGAGTTATCATTGGAAGAGGGCATAGCGTCTGATAGACGTCGAGACTCAATACCGCAAGTCCTGATAAACCCCGATGAGATAACGACAAATCGACGCCGAAAGCTTACCAAATTCAATTCTATCGTCACTCGGTTCGTTCTTGCAGAGAAGGAATCAGGCTTGAAGCCAAAGGCAGTACAGTCATTATACAAAGCGTACCACTCGACGAGATTAGCACTGGCTCAAAATTGGAGCGATGTACCCCCGGCTTTGTGGCAGGTCCTCTGGAGAGCCTTCTCGAGTTCAAAAGATAGCTCCAATAGTTTATCACGCATTGCCGTTCTGGCCAGGGATATGAGCGATGCCAAGGCTACGCTCGATCCTGCGCAGCAGGTCCTAGCTATCGAAGCCATCTTTGTTGACGGATGGGAGTCCAAGGCCATGGAGAACTGGAGGCGGTCTATAAGCACTCTGGGAGCTGAAAACTCAGACACATTTCAGAACTTTTGGGAACTTGGCACAAGGATATACTGCCGTGTTGGTGATTTGGGCCAAGCGGAACGAGCAATAAATAAGCTCCTCAGCCGTAACATGAGCCCACGTATCTTGCTTCCGCTTATTCGGACTTGTTGCGAACAAGGAACCGAGCAAGGCAAACAAAAAGCATGGACTGCCTATCGTCAGATGAGGCAACTTTTGGGGAAGGATATGGGCCTCTCAGACTACGACCAGGTAGTCGCATGTTTCCTCACTGCTCATCAAGTTGAGAATGCTTTATATGCCTTTGTGGACATGATGAGCGAAGGCCGAATCGATCTGACGGGCCAGAAGTATATGCCTTCGTCCGTTGCGAACAAATTCTTCTTGGGCAAATGGCTAAAGCGACTAATTGGCGCCGGCGATTTGGATGGTGCTTTCAGTGTAGTCGAGTTCATGAGAGGGAAGGGCGTTGAGGCGTCACCTATACAACTTAACGGTCTCATTGGCGCTTGGCAGCGGTCAGGCAGTGCTGAGAATTTTGAGAAGGCTGATGCTCTGGGATGGCAGATGGTCGAATCCAGACTCAGATTTGTTGCCCTTAGAAAATCCCATAATGATGGCCCTAATAGCAATGATGCATCGTCATCGGAATCAGCTCGGAAGGGCATACCAAGGGCTACTATCGAgaccttctctcttcttgctgaaAACTACCGCATGCGAAATCTCCATGAACGCCTGGAGACCTTGTGGAATGCCTTCCGTGAGGCGCAGATTAGCCCCGATGCTTTCATGATGAATCAGCTTCTCGAGTCACTTATCCAAGAGGGCCAGCCTCAAGAAGCGTTAGCTCTGTATCGTTCTCTCACAGAGAACAGCAATGTCGTGCCCGATCCATACACTTTCAGCGCGCTTTGGAAGACACTGGGCGCGAACCGTTATCACATGATAATGGACCCCGAGACGCAAGCAaaggaggccgaggccgCACGGGCTATGTTTAAAGAAACTGTCAAACACAAAGACGTGTTCCAACCAGATGGCATTGACGGGCAATTGGCTCGCAAAATCCTCCACACTttccgccgcctccaagaCAACGCGGGCTTTCTCGTCGCCCTAACCGTGTTCAAAGAGACGTTTCGGTTCCTCCCTCCCGAAACGCTCGTCATGGAAATGGTCCTCGGTACCACCAAGCTCTCCTTGGACACGCCATCTCTACGCAGCAAGCTAATGCGGGCTAAGCGGGTGATTGACGGCGAGCTGCTCTCCTGGGCAGATTCCAACGGGGCGAGCTTAGAAGGAGACGAGAATCGCGGCGCCGCGTTGTATGCGTTCTTGCAGAAGAAGTTTTGGCCTGCAAAGGGCAACGAGGAAGACAAGCGAGAGATATTTGTGGAGGTGGCGAGGCAAATGGGGGCGCTTGAGTTGCTAGGACTGAAAAGGGGAATTGGTAGGAGGTGA
- a CDS encoding uncharacterized protein (EggNog:ENOG41), which produces MNNPEQTQNPTPSQSTRRRSSGFMPAFEGLSQHHQNANNSARRQSMTDQQSKPGFFGQIFHNTLGRNAK; this is translated from the exons ATGAACAATCCCGAGCAGACCCAGAACCCTACGCCAAGCCAGAGCACTCGCCGCCGA AGCTCCGGCTTCATGCCTGCATTTGAAGGCCTCTCCCAACATCATCAAAATGCCAACAATAGCGCTCGGCGCCAGAGCATGACCGACCAACAATCCAAGCCGGGCTTCTTCGGCCAAATCTTCCATAA CACACTCGGAAGGAATGCCAAGTAA
- a CDS encoding uncharacterized protein (BUSCO:EOG092D2UBG~TransMembrane:3 (o155-178i485-503o509-536i)), whose translation MTSTDAAAAQSYATPPVTQIRLLSLNCWGLLFISDLRAPRLAEIGRQLALLDPPPDIVCLQECWTRDDYQAICKAAADILPYGKFYNSGAFGGGLALLSRWPVETSSMFRYPLNGRPTAFWRGDWYVGKGVAIAGVRYGPGENDVIEVFNTHVGFFFFFFFFNLPFNLILTLLLFIMIDTYAYKYSYEREESVRCEKKRDTPFHGPPHLNFHPSHSSFISSCQLLTQSSQTHAPYESGPKDTYLCHRTAQAWEISKLLRAASLSGRLVVALGDFNMTPRSLPHRIITARTPLRDTWRVLHPESSLGTADDPVEKARGLPVPTAGYNIKFNGSTSDGLYNTWRWSKSAQKKLKTDPCPVDADSPDPRGKRLDYVFATTGRTQPNDASNSGSQSRGWVVHSASVEMTQRHPELNVSLSDHFAASAILKLHEISPSSPVPELDAQLIPPADGQVLDTQPLTVSDYDEILAMTDWYMTREVSQRFWRAIHFYASVLVWIGCLVAVWWSPRNFVAFILMLVASLGLATGVVDGLLALLFFWSEIRALREFEWEIRTAKSFLSPDHGEKPPIANV comes from the coding sequence ATGACATCCACAGACGCCGCAGCCGCGCAAAGCTACGCAACGCCCCCCGTCACACAGATCCGCCTCCTCTCACTCAACTGCTGgggcctcctcttcatctccgaCCTGCGCGCCCCGCGCCTCGCTGAGATCGGCCGCCAACTGGCCCTCCTGGACCCTCCGCCAGACATCGTCTGTCTCCAAGAATGCTGGACGCGCGACGACTACCAGGCCATCTGCAAGGCTGCCGCTGATATCCTGCCCTATGGCAAGTTCTACAACAGCGGTgcctttggcggcggcttggCACTGCTGAGCCGGTGGCCGGTGGAGACGAGCTCCATGTTCAGGTATCCGCTCAATGGCCGGCCGACTGCCTTCTGGAGAGGCGACTGGTATGTCGGAAAGGGAGTGGCAATTGCTGGCGTGCGATACGGCCCGGGGGAGAATGATGTGATTGAAGTGTTCAACACTCATgtggggttttttttttttttttttttttttaacctgcCCTTCAATCTCATTCTCACTCTACTCCTTTTCATCATGATTGATACATATGCATATAAATATTCatatgagagagaagagagtgtGAGGtgtgagaagaaaagagacacGCCATTTCACGGCCCACCTCACCTCAACTTTCATCCATCTCACTCATCCTTCATTTCTTCATGCCAATTGCTAACACAATCGTCACAGACCCATGCCCCTTATGAGAGCGGTCCCAAGGATACCTACCTCTGCCACCGCACAGCCCAAGCCTGGGAAATCTCCAAGCTCCTCCGCGCCGCCTCCCTCTCGGGCCGCCTCGTCGTCGCCCTCGGCGACTTCAACATGACGCCGCGCTCGCTCCCTCATCGCATCATCACCGCCCGCACCCCCCTCCGAGACACATGGCGTGTCCTTCACCCGGAGAGCTCCCTCGGAACCGCAGACGACCCCGTGGAAAAGGCCAGAGGTCTCCCTGTGCCCACTGCCGGCTACAATATCAAATTCAACGGCTCGACCAGCGACGGCCTTTACAACACCTGGCGCTGGTCAAAGAGCgcccagaagaagctcaagaccgACCCATGCCCTGTAGATGCAGACAGCCCCGATCCTCGCGGAAAGCGCCTCGACTACGTCTTCGCCACCACCGGACGCACCCAGCCCAATGATGCTTCAAACTCGGGCTCTCAATCTCGCGGCTGGGTCGTCCACTCCGCGTCCGTCGAGATGACCCAGCGCCATCCCGAGCTCAACGTCTCCCTATCCGACCACTTCGCCGCCTCAGCCATCCTCAAGCTCCACGAAATATCGCCCTCCTCCCCCGTCCCCGAACTAGACGCCCAGCTCATCCCCCCCGCAGATGGCCAAGTCCTCGACACCCAACCCCTAACCGTCTCCGACTACGACGAAATCCTCGCCATGACGGACTGGTACATGACCCGCGAAGTCAGCCAACGTTTTTGGCGCGCCATCCACTTCTACGCCTCCGTGCTCGTCTGGATCGGCTGCCTCGTTGCCGTGTGGTGGAGCCCGCGCAACTTCGTGGCCTTTATCCTCATGCTCGTTGCCAGCCTGGGACTCGCCACGGGGGTTGTAGACGGCttgcttgctcttctcttcttctggtctGAGATTCGTGCTCTTAGGGAGTTTGAATGGGAAATTCGTACTGCCAAGTCATTTCTTTCGCCAGATCATGGGGAGAAACCTCCAATTGCCAATGTATAG
- a CDS encoding uncharacterized protein (BUSCO:EOG092D3R78) — MGLLAESRTRRRIQHDPNNTRWTRDTTTFGQKMLRSQGWEPGQFLGAKDSAHSEFHTAANASYIRVSLKDDMKGLGYSKSKEDEVTGLDVFSDLLSRLNGKSEAEVEEKQQARLQVKMHAYVEQKWGPMRFVRGGLLVGDVMEEENDESKGNSDESESSSETDNKKSKKRKAEALKDEDGQSADEEDEKKKKKQRKEERKAKKSAKSDSAESSDSEKAKKREKKEKKKEKKEKKEKKKSKKEKALAEKETSEDATESDDAVENPSSSNSGSEKTTSSKKDKREKKEKKDKKDKDKKKKKKDADTSDTEMPDATPLDSRSGTATPISTGTSTPMSRNFVRSRFIAQKRAAFADTQALKQIFMVKA, encoded by the exons ATGGGGCTGCTTGCTGAGTCAAGGAC GCGCCGGAGAATCCAGCACGATCCCAACAACACAAGATGGACTCGCGACACCACCACGTTCGGccagaagatgctgagatCACAAGGCTGGGAGCCCGGTCAGTTCTTGGGAGCCAAAGATTCAGCGCACTCTGAATTCCACACCGCTGCGAATGCGTCGTATATTCGGGTCTCGCTCAAAGATGACATGAAGGGTCTTGGCTATAGCAAGTCCAAGGAGGACGAAGTCACCGGTCTCGACGTCTTCTCCGATTTATTGAGCCGCCTGAACGGAAAATCTGAAGCTGAAGTGGAAGAGAAGCAACAAGCCAGACTGCAGGTTAAGATGCACGCTTACGTGGAGCAGAAATGGGGTCCAATGAGATTCGTGCGAGGAGGTCTGTTGGTTGGTGATGtcatggaagaggagaacgACGAGTCAAAGGGCAATTCGGATGAATCAGAGAGTTCTTCTGAAACAGACAACAAGAaatccaagaagagaaaagcggAAGCTCTGAAAGACGAGGATGGGCAATcggcagatgaagaagacgagaagaagaagaagaagcagcgaaAGGAGGAGCGAAAGGCTAAGAAGTCGGCAAAATCTGATTCAGCCGAATCCAGCGACTCggagaaggccaagaagagggagaagaaggagaagaagaaggaaaagaaagagaagaaggaaaagaagaagtcgaagaaagaaaaggccctAGCCGAAAAGGAGACCAGTGAAGATGCTACAGAATCAGACGATGCAGTGGAGAACCCATCATCGTCTAACAGTGGCTCAGAAAAGACAACGAGCTCTAAGAAGGataaaagggagaagaaagagaagaaggacaagaaggacaaggataagaagaagaagaagaaggatgcGGACACATCTGACACAGAGATGCCCGATGCGACCCCCTTGGATTCGCGTTCTGGGACGGCTACTCCGATAAGTACAGGCACATCAACACCAATGAGCCGCAACTTTGTCAGATCTCGATTCATTGCCCAGAAGAGAGCTGCGTTCGCAGATACCCAAGCATTAAAACAG ATCTTCATGGTGAAGGCATAG